The following coding sequences are from one Lycium ferocissimum isolate CSIRO_LF1 chromosome 3, AGI_CSIRO_Lferr_CH_V1, whole genome shotgun sequence window:
- the LOC132050287 gene encoding putative 1-phosphatidylinositol-3-phosphate 5-kinase FAB1D, with protein sequence MENFENYNSDENDAYFWLPPESEDYYDDDTEFDNDDDLNLGKPTSLFNTENGGSRSDKFKEEKQKLLKDMMDQKLKPLVNDLLNSFGVVSDNWVDIVISLSFEATSFLKPNATQGKAAMDPNRYLKVKCIATGSRTQSQFIRGLVFNKHATHKHMPTKYNKPRLMLIQGELGVSSNELSELYSMHQEYRRVEYSIINKIGMYEPDVILVEKYVSRDIQEYALRYGWTLVLDIKLHRLERIAQCTGSSIISPEILEYEKLKQCDSFYFEKFLEEHASSGDSGKAPSKTLMFIKGCSTRLGCTILLMGSNSNELKKVKYVVRRAVTTAYNLILETCFLLDQKAMLSSSPPNQVVNLIITDGELSVSVGQQILPTNEEPIAETSSSLEEEGKSLSFKPNNPEDHGLTDVQVSIDLEQRATLSDKEKTPEKEQIHCPLLSAEESLDVREDEGHNMDVMISSLHWESISVMMSSCNAKRGTKCEHIALSRIKFYQDTDIPLGKFLQDNLLNQNHQCWTCGESPEGHIFRYAHQGKLLTIQVRSLPLHKVLPGERERKLWMWSRNGRSENTKRVLMSSGSRGLSFGKFLQLTFSNPSLFSTLPDSRDFLYFFGLGSVVAMFKYSTLTIYSVSLPPVKLEFSGSIKGKFKDVVDVYMKAIRMFLDVEKALKAIQSGSNRTTVNLQGSTLAFSEVEKMLKEERSQFEIEIENTAKEDAVYKALSLNRIRLELLLVHCVWDRRLHSLMSSDCRVTYPETIDQKHRERDSLSAIIENDKGWWTPFPEIRHEYMKNLQRGHLTRLGAETVACKLTTDEDGKLHIPLGKNDKYIVSHYEDEFSSIIACAALLKYLPVVSQHHEVDHSRNFSGEHKYSVICPYAAQFLHLRDRCCLSELDYISSLSRCRSSDPNAKTLDDRFIVKEIRRNEYESFLKFAPCYFDYMDQCIEKRNPTCLAKILGVHQVMVTPRCGKETRHDFVVMENPFFGKNITRQYELKGILHGQINSSDNGFLREQNFVNDMNIYPIYVSNSSKKKLQKAVWNDTTFLNSINAMDYSLFVGMDTQGNELVCGIIDYLTQYTWNKQLLNWFKVISPKEYKKRFRKFINTYVPTILDQV encoded by the exons AtggagaattttgaaaattataatTCTGATGAAAATGATGCCTACTTCTGGCTACCTCCTGAATCAGAAGattattatgatgatgatacggAATTTGATAATGACGATGACCTGAATTTGGGCAAGCCAACTTCTTTATTCAACACGGAAAATGGAGGTTCTAGAAGCGACAAGTTTAAAGAGGAAAAGCAAAAGTTATTAAAGGATATGATGGATCAGAAGCTTAAGCCCCTTGTTAATGACCTGCTTAATTCTTTTGGTGTTGTCTCTGACAATTGGGTTGACATAGTAATTTCCTTGTCATTCGAGGCTACTTCATTTCTGAAGCCTAATGCCACTCAAGGAAAGGCGGCTATGGATCCTAATCGATATTTGAAGGTAAAATGTATTGCAACCGGTTCTCGCACCCAAAG TCAATTTATCCGAGGCTTGGTCTTCAATAAACATGCTACTCACAAACACATGCCTACAAAGTATAATAAGCCTAGATTGATGTTGATCCAGGGTGAACTTGGTGTCTCTTCAAATGAATTGTCAGAATTATACTCGATGCATCAG GAGTATCGTAGAGTGGAGTACTCTATCATTAACAAGATAGGAATGTACGAACCAGATGTTATTTTAGTGGAGAAATATGTTTCCCGTGACATACAAGAGTATGCTCTTCGTTATGGATGGACACTAGTCCTTGATATCAAGCTACATCGACTGGAGAGAATTGCTCAATGCACGGGCTCATCAATCATATCTCCTGAAATATTAGAATACGAAAAGCTCAAGCAGTGTGATTCCTTTTATTTTGAGAAGTTTCTAGAAGAACATGCCTCTTCTGGTGATAGTGGGAAAGCGCCTAGCAAAACACTGATGTTTATTAAGGGCTGTTCTACTCGTCTTGGATGTACA ATTTTGTTAATGGGAAGTAACAGCAATGAATTGAAGAAAGTTAAATATGTGGTCAGGCGTGCAGTCACCACGGCATATAATTTAATCCTTGAGACTTGTTTCCTTCTAGATCAAAAAGCAATGCTCTCAAGTAGTCCTCCTAACCAAGTTGTGAATCTAATAATCACTGATGGAGAGCTATCTGTCAGTGTGGGGCAACAAATCCTTCCTACTAATGAGGAACCTATTGCTGAGACCAGTTCATCCTTAGAGGAAGAAGGCAAGTCTCTATCGTTTAAGCCAAACAATCCAGAAGATCATGGCCTAACTGATGTTCAAGTTTCTATTGATCTAGAACAAAGGGCCACTCTTTCTGACAAAGAGAAGACACCTGAAAAGGAACAGATACATTGTCCATTACTGAGTGCAGAAGAGTCTCTGGATGTTCGTGAAGATGAAGGACATAATATGGATGTCATGATATCATCATTACATTGGGAGAGTATTTCAGTAATGATGTCAAGTTGCAACGCTAAAAGAGGCACTAAGTGTGAGCATATTGCTCTCTCTAGAATCAAGTTCTATCAAGATACTGATATTCCCCTTGGGAAGTTTTTGCAAGATAATTTGCTAAATCAG AACCACCAGTGCTGGACGTGTGGTGAATCCCCTGAAGGTCACATCTTCCGTTATGCACATCAAGGGAAGCTACTCACTATTCAAGTTCGTTCTCTTCCATTGCACAAGGTCCTTCCAGGTGAAAGGGAAAGGAAACTTTGGATGTGGAGTCGCAATGGACGCTCAGAGAATACAAAAAGAGTTTTAATGTCCAGTGGCTCCCGTGGTTTgtcatttggaaaatttttgcAGCTCACTTTCTCAAACCCCTCTTTGTTTAGTACACTGCCCGACTCCAGGGATTTTCTCTACTTCTTCGG ATTGGGGTCAGTGGTCGCAATGTTCAAGTACTCAACTCTTACTATTTATTCCGTCTCTCTTCCACCTGTGAAGCTGGAGTTTAGCGGGTCGATCAAAGGAAAGTTCAAGGATGTTGTAGAT GTTTACATGAAAGCGATTAGGATGTTTCTTGATGTAGAGAAAGCTTTAAAGGCAATACAGTCAGGCAGTAATAGAACAACCGTAAATCTACAAGGGTCAACTTTGGCATTCTCTGAAGTTGAGAAAATGTTGAAGGAAGAGAGATCTCAATTTGAG ATTGAAATTGAAAACACAGCGAAAGAGGACGCTGTGTATAAAGCTCTGAGCTTGAACAGAATACGGCTGGAGCTTCTGCTTGTGCACTGTGTGTGGGATCGCCGTCTTCATTCGCTGATGTCATCTGACTGTAGAGTTACATATCCCGAAACCATTGACCAGAAGCATCGGGAAAGAG ATTCCCTCTCAGCAATAATAGAGAATGACAAAGGGTGGTGGACTCCTTTCCCTGAAATTCGACATGAATACATGAAGAATCTTCAGAGAGGTCACTTAACAAGATTAGGTGCAGAAACTGTAGCTTGTAAACTTACCACTGATGAAGATGGAAAGCTCCATATTCCCCTTGGCAAGAATGACAAGTATATTGTGTCTCATTATGAAGATGAATTTTCTAGCATAATTGCTTGTGCGGCCTTGCTGAAGTATTTGCCCGTTGTGAGTCAACATCATGAAGTTGATCATTCGAGGAATTTTTCCGGAGAGCATAAATACTCCGTAATCTGTCCCTATGCTGCCCAATTTCTTCATCTGCGAGATCGGTGTTGCCTTTCTGAACTTGATTATATTTCTTCCTTAAGTAGGTGTAGGAGCTCGGATCCAAACGCCAAAACTCTTGATGATCGGTTCATCGTAAAGGAAATCAGGAGAAATGAATATGAATCGTTCTTGAAGTTTGCTCCTTGTTATTTTGATTACATGGATCAGTGCATAGAGAAAAGGAATCCAACCTGCCTTGCGAAAATTCTTGGCGTTCATCAG GTCATGGTAACACCACGATGTGGGAAAGAGACAAGGCATGATTTCGTGGTGATGGAGAAccctttttttggaaaaaatattacTCGACAATATGAACTGAAAGGCATTTTGCACGGTCAAATTAATTCGTCTGACAATGGCTTTCTTCGGGAGCAAAACTTTGTGAATGACATGAATATTTATCCCATATATGTTTCTAACAGCTCAAAAAAGAAACTGCAAAAAGCTGTATGGAATGACACCACTTTCCTCAAT TCAATCAATGCGATGGACTATTCTCTATTTGTGGGAATGGATACTCAAGGCAATGAACTTGTTTGTGGCATCATTGATTATCTAACACAGTACACATGGAACAAACAACTCCTGAATTGGTTCAAAGTCATATCCCCCAAGGAGTATAAAAAGAGATTTAGGAAGTTTATCAACACATATGTTC